GTGAGCACCACCACCCGCACGTGTTCGTCCGCCTTGGCGAGGGCGAGGGCGCCCCGCAGCAGGCGCACGGCGTCCCACGTGAGTGCGTTCCGGCGCTCGGGCCGGTTGATCGTGACCCGGCCGAGCGGTCCGTCGACCTCGTAGAGCACCACCTCGGCCACGACCGGCGACGCTACCTTGGCGCCCCCGGCTGTTCACGCTCCGGGCGGTGGCAGCCGGAGCCGGCCTCCGGGCAGGATGGCCGGATGGGCCGGATGGCGGGCGACGCGGGCACGGCGGGCGGCACGGGGCCGATCGACGATCCCGTGCGGGTCAGCCGGGCCCGCTGGGCCCGTTGGGGGGCGATGGGCAAGCGGATCGGCTACGGCCTGGTCCTGGCGTCGATCGCCGTGTTCGTGGTGGGCGCCGCCACCCGGTTCACGGGGCTGGTCACCGGTGTGGTCACCGCCTGCCTGATCGGCTCCACCTTCACACTCGCTCCCGGCATCGTCATCGGGTACGCCGTGAAGAAGGCCGAGCGCGAGGACCCGGAGCCGCTGCGGAGATAGCGTGCCTCCGGCATGGTCCGGGCCGCCGTCCTCACCGCCCTCGGGCAGCCCCTCGAGATCCGCGACGACGTCGAGGTCGACGATCCCCATCTCGGCGAGGTCCAGGTGCGCATCGCCGCGTCGGGCGTGTGCCACTCAGATCTGTCGGCCCGCGACGGCGTGATGCTGATGCCCACACCCGTCGTCCTCGGCCACGAGGGTGCCGGGGTGGTCGAGAAGGTGGGCCCGGGCGTCACCCGGTTCCGGCCCGGCGACCACGTCCTCGTGTCGTGGGTGCCGCAGTGCGGGACCTGCTACCTCTGCGAGCGCCGCCAGGGCCACCTGTGCGAGGCGGCGACCATCACCCTGGCCGCCGGCGGCCTGCTCGACGGGACCACCAGGCTGCGCTCCCGCCACGCGCCCCTGCACCAGATGGCCGCCAGCGGCACCTTCGGCGAGCTGGCCGTGGTACCCGAGACCGGCGTGGTGAAGCTGCCCGACGACCTCGACCTGAAGCTGGCGGCGCTGCTCGGATGCTCGGTGCTCACGGGCGTGGGCGCCGTATTGAACACCGCCCACGTGGCCGAAGGCGACACGGTGGCGGTGCTCGGCTGTGGCGGCGTCGGGCTCAACGTGGTCCAGGGTGCCCGCATCGCCGGGGCCGCCCGCATCATCGCAGTGGACACCAATCCGGCCAAGCTCGCGCTCGCCGCCTCCTTCGGCGCCACCCACGCGGTGGACGCGTCGCGCCACGACGCCGTCGCAGGGGTCATGGACCTCACCGACCAGCGTGGTGCCGACGTGGCCTTCGAGGTCGTGGGGACCCAGCGCACGATCGACCAGGCGGTCACCATGGCGCGCCGCGGGGGCCATGCCGTGCTGGTGGGCGTTCCCGCCATGGACGTCACCGTCACCGTCCCCGCCTTCTTCGGCGTCGTCCTGGCCGGGAAGACGATCTCGGGATGCTGGTACGGCTCGTCGAACATCCGGCAGGACGTGCCGAGACTGCTCCGCCTCTACCGGGCGGGCCGCCTCGACCTGGAGGGACTGGTGTCACGCACCATCGGCCTCTCCGAGGTCAACGACGCCCTGGACGCCCTCGGCACGGGCGACCTCGCCCGGTCCGTCATCGTCCACGACGCACCGCCGGCGTAGCCCGCCCGGCGGGCGCTGGCGTCGGCGGCGGTCAGCGGTCAGCGGAGGTCGCTGCGGCGGTACCGGCGCCGGCGCGCTCTCGCCGCCAGCAGGGTGACACCGGGTCGCTGGGCCGGGATGGGCCGGTGCGGCTCCGGCGGCCGCCGGCTGGCGCTGCTGGGCTGCGAGACGGGACCCGTCATGGGTGTGGTATTCCCCCTTCCCCTCCGGGTTCCTTCCCACCCGCACAAGATGCGCATAGGTGTTGGATGGCACCAATTCGGGCGTCCCCGCCCCGGAGGCCGGGAAATTCCTCCGCCATAAACGAGACGATACGGTACCGTTTCGAGAGGCGAAAGGAGGACCATGGACGAGCGGCACGAGCAGCACGACCGGCGTTGGTGGGTTCTGGCCGTTCTGTGCCTGAGCCTTGTCATGATCATCGTGGGCAACACGGTGCTCAACGTCGCCCTGCCCACGCTCGTCCGCGAGCTCGACGCCTCCTCCACGGAGCTCCAGTGGATCGTCGACATCTACGCCCTGGTGTTCGCCGGGCTCCTGCTCACCGCCGGCGCTCTCGGCGACCGCTTCGGCCGCAAGGGGGCGCTCACCGCCGGCCTCGTCGTCTTCGGCACCGGCTCGGGGCTGGCCGCCTTCGCCTCGTCTCCCGTCGAGCTCGTCGCGACCCGGGCGATCATGGGCCTCGGTGCCGCGCTGGTCATGCCGGCGACCCTCTCCATCCTCACCACCGTGTTCCCACCCCGCGAGCGGGCCCGCGCCATCGCCGTGTGGGCCGGTTTCGCCGGTGCTGGTGCCGCCATCGGCCCCATCGCGGGCGGCTACCTGCTCGAGCACTTCTGGTGGGGGTCGGTGTTCCTGGTGAACCTCCCGGTGATCGCCATCGCCCTGATCGGCGGCCACCGGGTGGTGCCGTCCTCGCGCGATCCGCGCCAGGTCCCGCTCGATCCGGTGGGCGCCGCCCTCTCCATCGTTGGCCTGGGTGCACTGCTCTACGCCATCATCGAGGCGCCGACCCATGGCTGGAGCGCAGCTCCCACCCTGGGCGCCGGATCTGCCGCCCTCGTCGTGCTGGCCGTCTTCGGCGCCTGGGAGCTGCGCTCGACGCACCCGATGCTCGACCTCCGCCTGTTCCGCAACCCCCGCCTCAGCGCGGCCAGCGCCGCGATCTCGCTCGTGTTCTTCGCCATGTTCGGCACGTTCTTCCTGTTCACCCAGTACCTCCAGCTGGTGAAGGGCTACACCGCTCTGGGCGCCGGGCTCCGCACCCTGCCCGTGGCGCTCACGCTCATGGTGGTGGCCCCTCTGAGCGCACGGCTGGTGGAGCGATTCGGACCTCGGCAGGTCGTCGCCGGCGGGCTCACCGTGGTGGCCGCCGGCCTCGCGCTGCTCTCGCTGAGCAGCGCCGCCACCAGCTATCCGCAGCTGGCCGCGTCCCTGGTGGTGATGGCGGTGGGAATGGGCTCGTCGATGGCGCCCGCCACCGCCTCGATCATGTCGTCGGTGCCCCAGGGGAAGGCGGGCGTGGGTTCGGCGGTCAACGACACGACCCGCGAGCTCGGCGGCGCCCTCGGAGTGGCGGTCCTCGGCAGCCTCGCCGCCTCGCAGTACGCGTCGGCGCTGGCGCCCGCCCTCGGCGACGTCCCGGGCCCGCTGGCGGCCGCCGCCCGCAGATCGCTCGGCGGTGCCCTCGGGGTCGCCGGCGAGCTCGGCCATTCTTCCGGCGCCCACCT
This Acidimicrobiales bacterium DNA region includes the following protein-coding sequences:
- a CDS encoding Zn-dependent alcohol dehydrogenase, with amino-acid sequence MVRAAVLTALGQPLEIRDDVEVDDPHLGEVQVRIAASGVCHSDLSARDGVMLMPTPVVLGHEGAGVVEKVGPGVTRFRPGDHVLVSWVPQCGTCYLCERRQGHLCEAATITLAAGGLLDGTTRLRSRHAPLHQMAASGTFGELAVVPETGVVKLPDDLDLKLAALLGCSVLTGVGAVLNTAHVAEGDTVAVLGCGGVGLNVVQGARIAGAARIIAVDTNPAKLALAASFGATHAVDASRHDAVAGVMDLTDQRGADVAFEVVGTQRTIDQAVTMARRGGHAVLVGVPAMDVTVTVPAFFGVVLAGKTISGCWYGSSNIRQDVPRLLRLYRAGRLDLEGLVSRTIGLSEVNDALDALGTGDLARSVIVHDAPPA
- a CDS encoding MFS transporter; translation: MDERHEQHDRRWWVLAVLCLSLVMIIVGNTVLNVALPTLVRELDASSTELQWIVDIYALVFAGLLLTAGALGDRFGRKGALTAGLVVFGTGSGLAAFASSPVELVATRAIMGLGAALVMPATLSILTTVFPPRERARAIAVWAGFAGAGAAIGPIAGGYLLEHFWWGSVFLVNLPVIAIALIGGHRVVPSSRDPRQVPLDPVGAALSIVGLGALLYAIIEAPTHGWSAAPTLGAGSAALVVLAVFGAWELRSTHPMLDLRLFRNPRLSAASAAISLVFFAMFGTFFLFTQYLQLVKGYTALGAGLRTLPVALTLMVVAPLSARLVERFGPRQVVAGGLTVVAAGLALLSLSSAATSYPQLAASLVVMAVGMGSSMAPATASIMSSVPQGKAGVGSAVNDTTRELGGALGVAVLGSLAASQYASALAPALGDVPGPLAAAARRSLGGALGVAGELGHSSGAHLAAAARASFVDAMGSALLVASAVALVAAAVVGRFLPAQAPVHDVPGRPTDTGPPPAPAHTVTTAEAAAWAAGEGARAGALEP